In Phyllostomus discolor isolate MPI-MPIP mPhyDis1 chromosome 2, mPhyDis1.pri.v3, whole genome shotgun sequence, the following are encoded in one genomic region:
- the C1QTNF6 gene encoding complement C1q tumor necrosis factor-related protein 6 has protein sequence MGTAAPDVLWTVLLLPLLVFGVPTEEPTSGEAVASHAPGHCRWCCDSDSEDHLAPADAADVSPVSPSTLPYVLPEVRPYINITILKGDKGDRGLLGTPGKLGREGPRGERGPQGSKGDKGQPGSPGSPCQTRFSAFSVGRKTALHSSEGFQPLLFDTVFVNPDSHFDMAAGHFVAPLHGLYFFSLNVHSWNFKETYVHVMHNEEAAVILYAQPSDRSIMQSQSVMLALAPGDRVWARLFKRERENAIYSDDVDTYITFSGHLIKPEDD, from the exons ATGGGGACAGCTGCCCCGGATGTCCTCTGGACAGTGCTCCTGCTCCCGCTCTTGGTGTTTGGGGTCCCCACGGAAGAGCCCACCTCTGGGGAAGCTGTGGCCTCCCATGCCCCCGGGCACTGCCGCTGGTGCTGTGACTCTGACTCTGAGGACCACCTGGCCCCTGCCGATGCCGCGGACGTGTCCCCGGTCTCTCCGTCCACCCTTCCGTACGTGTTGCCCGAGGTCAGGCCCTACATTAACATCACCATTCTGAAGG GTGACAAAGGGGACCGAGGCCTGCTGGGCACGCCTGggaagctgggcagggagggtccCCGGGGAGAGCGAGGCCCCCAGGGCAGCAAGGGCGACAAGGGGCAGCCGGGCAGCCCCGGCAGCCCGTGCCAGACTCGCTTCTCAGCCTTCTCCGTGGGCCGGAAGACGGCCCTGCACAGCAGCGAGGGCTTCCAGCCGCTGCTCTTCGACACCGTCTTCGTCAACCCGGACTCGCACTTCGACATGGCCGCCGGCCACTTTGTCGCCCCTCTGCACGGCCTCTACTTCTTCAGCCTCAACGTGCACAGCTGGAACTTCAAGGAGACCTACGTGCACGTCATGCACAACGAGGAGGCGGCTGTCATCCTGTACGCGCAGCCCAGCGACCGCAGCATCATGCAGAGCCAGAGCGTGATGCTGGCCCTGGCGCCGGGCGACCGCGTCTGGGCGCGGCTCTTCAAGCGCGAGCGTGAGAACGCCATCTACAGCGATGACGTCGACACCTACATCACCTTCAGCGGTCACCTCATCAAGCCTGAGGACGATTAG